The Anas platyrhynchos isolate ZD024472 breed Pekin duck chromosome 36, IASCAAS_PekinDuck_T2T, whole genome shotgun sequence genome window below encodes:
- the LOC140001016 gene encoding olfactory receptor 14C36-like yields the protein MSNSSSISEFLLLPFADTRELQLLHFALFLGIYLAALLGNGLILTTVACDHRLHTPMYFFLLNLALLDLGCISTTVPKAMANSLWDTRAISYEGCVAQVFLFVFLISAEFYLLTVMAYDRYVAICKSLQYWILLGSRACAQMAAAAWGSGVLHALLHTANTFSLPLCQGNAVDQFFCEIPQILKLSCSHSYFRELWVLMVGICFASGCFVFILFSYVQIFRAVLRIPSEQGRHKAFSTCLPHLFVVSLFLSTGMFAYLKPPCISSPTLDLLVAVLYSVVPPTFNPLIYSMRNKELKGAIRKGIS from the coding sequence atgtccaacagcagctccatcagtgagttcctcctcctgccatttgcagacacgcgggagctgcagctcctgcacttcgcgctcttcctgggcatctacctggctgccctcctgggcaacggcctcatcctcaccaccgtagcctgtgaccaccgcctccacactccaatgtacttcttcctcctcaaccttgccctcctcgacctgggctgcatctccaccactgtccccaaagccatggccaattccctctgggacaccagggccatttcctatgaaggatgtgttgcacaggtctttctttttgtcttcttgatATCAGCAGAGTTTTaccttctcactgtcatggcctatgaccgctatgttgccatctgcaagtcCCTGCAATATTGGatcctcctgggcagcagagcttgtgcccagatggcagcagctgcctggggcagtggggttctccatgctctgctgcacactgccaatacattttccttgcccctctgccaaggcaatgctgtggaccagttcttctgtgaaatcccccagatcctcaagctctcttgTTCACATTCCTACTTCAGAGAACTTTGGGTACTTATGGTTGGTATCTGTTTTGCttctggctgttttgttttcattcttttctcctaCGTACaaatcttcagggctgtgctgaggatccccaGTGAGCAGGGacgacacaaagccttttccacgtgcctccctcacctatttgtggtctccctgtttctcagcactggcatgtttgcctatCTGAAGCCCCCCTGTATCTCCTCCCCAACCCTGGATCTcttggtggcagttctgtactcggtggtgccccCAACATTCAATCCCCTCatttacagcatgagaaacaaggAGCTCAAGGGTGCTATTAGGAAAGGAATTTCATAG